A single Capillibacterium thermochitinicola DNA region contains:
- a CDS encoding Mrp/NBP35 family ATP-binding protein: MSENCNQSCSSCSEDCAERKEKKNDFSVKPHEMSSIKKVIGVVSGKGGVGKSLVTSMLAVTMNRMGYHTAVLDADVTGPSIPKAFGIKEKATGSEFGLFPVKSKTGIDIMSVNLLLENDTDPVVWRGPLIGNMVKQFWSDVIWSDVDFMFIDMPPGTGDVPLTVFQSIAVDGIIVVTSPQELVSMIVSKAVRMAEMMNIPIVGLVENMSYFKCPDCGKEHKIFGDSHIDEIAEKHNLKVLAKLPVNPKISAACDKGMIELFDGDWLDPVAKVLEEIIEEDNK, translated from the coding sequence ATGAGCGAAAATTGCAACCAAAGCTGCAGCAGTTGCTCGGAGGACTGCGCAGAAAGAAAAGAGAAGAAAAATGATTTCTCCGTGAAACCACATGAAATGAGCAGCATTAAAAAGGTTATTGGTGTTGTCAGCGGTAAAGGAGGGGTTGGAAAGTCACTGGTAACTTCCATGCTAGCTGTTACCATGAATAGAATGGGGTATCATACCGCTGTTCTGGACGCTGATGTAACCGGGCCTTCTATTCCTAAGGCATTTGGTATCAAGGAAAAAGCCACAGGAAGTGAATTTGGCTTATTCCCAGTTAAAAGTAAGACAGGTATTGATATAATGTCTGTTAATTTGCTTTTAGAGAATGATACCGATCCAGTTGTGTGGAGAGGACCCCTGATCGGAAATATGGTAAAGCAGTTCTGGTCAGATGTTATCTGGAGCGATGTGGATTTTATGTTCATCGATATGCCACCGGGCACCGGCGATGTTCCCCTTACTGTATTTCAATCCATTGCTGTTGATGGGATCATTGTTGTAACCTCGCCTCAGGAGCTTGTATCCATGATTGTATCAAAAGCAGTCAGGATGGCTGAAATGATGAATATTCCTATCGTTGGTTTAGTAGAAAATATGTCCTATTTTAAATGTCCGGATTGCGGTAAGGAACACAAAATTTTCGGCGACAGCCATATTGACGAAATTGCCGAAAAGCATAATTTAAAAGTGCTTGCTAAGCTTCCGGTCAACCCCAAAATTTCTGCCGCCTGTGATAAGGGTATGATAGAACTTTTTGACGGCGATTGGCTTGATCCGGTGGCAAAAGTATTGGAGGAAATCATTGAGGAAGATAATAAATGA
- a CDS encoding ZIP family metal transporter — translation MPVKDINTFILISAFAIGAMLVNSLGIWTLYKNREWAEKIKDYCMCFAAGILISSPLIMTLPQAIQKTSYAGFTALAGFLFMYFSNEIIKYKTKQKELAFGITAIEGILIHSLIDGVVYTVTFSISTVVGILTGVGLVVHEFAEGVITFSMLLKGGYSTRKAGIYAFLAAALTTPIGAFIAYPIVQHLSNNVLGHMLGFVAGVLIYVSASHLLPEAREYEKKHSTLAFILGIVFALLIMFTEH, via the coding sequence ATGCCTGTGAAAGATATTAATACATTTATTTTGATTTCAGCCTTTGCGATAGGTGCAATGTTAGTAAACAGTTTGGGAATCTGGACTCTTTATAAAAATCGCGAATGGGCAGAAAAAATTAAAGACTATTGTATGTGTTTTGCTGCGGGAATACTTATCTCTTCCCCGCTGATAATGACTTTACCTCAAGCTATACAAAAAACCTCCTACGCAGGATTTACTGCGCTCGCAGGATTTTTATTTATGTATTTCAGCAATGAGATCATCAAATACAAAACAAAGCAAAAAGAACTGGCCTTTGGCATAACTGCAATTGAAGGTATCTTAATTCATTCACTTATAGATGGCGTTGTATACACAGTTACTTTTAGTATCAGCACAGTAGTTGGAATTCTTACTGGAGTTGGGTTGGTTGTTCATGAGTTCGCCGAAGGCGTTATAACTTTTTCAATGTTACTTAAAGGTGGATATAGCACAAGGAAAGCTGGGATTTATGCTTTTCTTGCAGCAGCATTAACAACTCCTATCGGTGCCTTTATAGCATATCCAATTGTTCAACATCTTAGTAACAATGTTTTAGGACATATGCTTGGATTTGTTGCTGGTGTTTTAATATACGTTTCGGCATCGCATTTATTGCCTGAAGCAAGGGAATATGAGAAAAAGCACTCTACACTAGCATTTATATTGGGAATTGTTTTCGCACTGCTTATTATGTTTACCGAACACTAA